GTAGGACATTTCCCACTTGCCATCTACTAGGCTTTGTCCAATTTCTCATTCAAAGAACAAGCTCAATAAGCCTATATAAGTCCAACACGATATTCACATAAGTGTGCTCGGTGTACAtgtcctatatatatatatatatatatagacacataGGTTAAGACCCATAGTGATCCGATTTTACGAAAATAAATCTATTTAAATaagtaatatataatattatcatAACTATAATATTTAATATGCTTTAGGAATTCacatattataataaattacatatttaatataaCTGTATTATCGttatctaaataataattaaaaattataataaaattttacgAATCAACTCGatttattaatgattattataatgattcatatatataataatcattATTTTATACATGTATCTTATGTACATATATCGTGTGTACGTCGTTCACTACTGTACGTTATAATTGAGAGGTAAGTTGTCTATAATATGAATCATTATTGATATTAAGATCACACTCACTTTCATGCATTGATCGTTGATTCAAAAAGTCTGAATGGGATCCCAACATTAATACGCTGTGTTGACATACTTGTGACGATGCAAGCTTGGAATCTGATATTAACaattcatatttttaaatataatttttagacAAATTTTAATGTAATATGAGTTATTTGTCcgatttatataaataaatttaaaataaatattatttatgtggtctaaaaaaaatatttttttaattttatttttctcaatGACTTAAGAGCTTGGGCAAACATGTCAACATTCTAGTCTACCTTTTGAAAGCTATGGTTATCTGCAtgatgtttgtttgttttttaaattttttttttatggaatAAAAAACCACGTATGCGTTCAATTACAGTCTTTCCCTtcctttttctatttattttttaaaattcatatatcaaaattataaattataatgtAGTCTATAACTATTTctgataattatattttgatcatcatttaaatataaatcaaatgaattataaaaaatattgtatgaGTATATAACGTGTGCATCGGTGTACTAGTATATATAAAGTTTGGAAACGAGGTGATATATAAAGTTGCAGAAATACACAAGAATTTATCTTTGGTTAGCAAGATAGGAATCTGTTACAAAAAGGGCAGCCAGAAACAGAACATATTCACACCAAAAACccacaaaacacacacacaccgcTCCCAAGTCCCAATAGCAGCCACCCCTCCAAATCCGAACAGAGTCCCTCCCCTTTTTTTCATCTGGCAAAAAACCCAAAAAACTTGTGAGAAAAATAAGACCAAAAACACAATCCCATTTTACTTAACTCGATCCCAGATTAACACAAAGATTATTCTATATAACAGACAATTTCTTGTAATGGTTAGGTATCCCAAATCCCCTATTCAATAGTCAAGAAAGAAATCTCTTCCTTTCTTTAGTGTATCCTTTACAGAAACAGATAATAACAATTTTAACAATAGCACATCATCATATACTCTTCTTCCCCCCTATTGTCCTTCTTTCTTCAAAGAATGCTTCCCCAAATTAGCATTCTTTTGGTCTGCCTCTTCATTtgcatttcttcttcttctactGCAGCTTCTGATTTCTTGAATCTCACAATCCCACATCAACACCCAAACCCTGAGGCCGTGGTTCAACAAGTACAgaggtaaaaaaaaattctgaccCTACATGTTATACACACATTGGGGGTGTTGTAATCTTGCATTTTGCAACAAGAGTGATCATGATTCTGTCTTGTTTTTCTGACCATTTTTTGGGGATTTTATTGTATGGGTATCTCTCTCTTTGGCAGAGAAGTTGGGATTATCTCAAGAAGAGTGTGTAGTGTTACAAGTTTCAAGACAACGCTTGCTTACATGTCTTATCTTGTTTTGGTTATTTGGGAAGTTTATGATATGGAAATTGGGACAtccctttttctttttttcttttttgatgAGTTGTGTGgttctttttttctttcttttcttggtGGTGGCGGAGACATCTCATGTTGCATAGCTATTCTTTTGTCGAAAACTTCCCCTACCATGTGTTCTTTTATTAGTTTACACCGAGTTTTGAACGttgtttcttgatttcttggTACTCAATGGCATTTCAAGAAATGGAATAGGAACCAGCAGTGGCCTGACAAATTTGACATTTAGATCGCAAAAgcatttgtttttttgtttttttaaatgtgTAAAATACACCTGAttccatttctatgtttttccttttttgcattattctgtttccattgTCATTTTATCCACTTCttgtagaaaaatatatgaaaaataCCACGTAGGGTCCATTTTCTGATGCCTCTAATTAATTTCCCAATTCATCCATTCAGAAAATATTGTAGAGGGATTAAATCGGAGAGTTGCATTTCAtttaatctatatatataattcagTTTTCCTCCTTTTTTTGAATTTTCTGAAGTTTCTTTCGAGTCTACATTTTTGCCATTTGATTGACTCCAAAGTCACACACGAGGTGTACGTGGATGTAAGAATTTATCCATGAGACTGATGTAATAATGCACctggataaaaaaaaaatatatatatttatactatattattaactgTGAAGACATGATAATAACTATCTAGAGAGGACACTaacttttttttccaattttacccttatgATACTAAGATtacacttttattttttgtttttttttaatttcaacacacttttatttttattttttttatttcaatcattcaaatatcaatttagtccctccataatttgtcaaatttaactttagtccatcgataatgataaaaagatTATACACATATGCATCGCGCGTGTGCAGAATAactagtatattttaaaaaattgtgtATAAAATTTTGGTGTCCTTGAATCACAGGCTCGATTCTTGTGATATTTGTACAGGAAACTCAACGACTCAATATCAAGAAGGCAAATGCTACTAACAGACCAACCCCAATGTCTGACTGGAAACCCCATCGATGACTGTTGGCTCTGCGACCCCGATTGGGAAGCCAACCGGCAACACTTAGCGGATTGCGTCATCGGCTTTGGCCAAGCGGCACGAGGAGGAAAAGGCGGCCGCTATTATCTCGTAAGCGATTCCTCTGACCATGACACAGTGAACCCTGTCCCTGGAACCCTCCGTCACGCTGTCATCCAAGATGAGCCCCTGTGGATCATCTTTCAATCCAGCATGCTCATCAAGCTCAAGCACGAACTCATTGTCAATAGCTACAAAACCATCGATGGTCGTGGGGCGGACATCCGCATAACCGGGAACGGATGCATCACGTTGCAAAACATAAGTAACGTGATCATCCATAACATACACGTCTACAACTGCCAACCCTCTGGAAACACCAACATACGGTCCAGTCCCACGCATGTAGGTCACCGTGGTCGATCCGATGGAGACGGGATATCGATATTCTCATCAAGAAACATATGGATAGACCACTGTGCCCTGTCCCATTGCACCGATGGACTGATAGACGCTATCATGGCGTCCACGGCCATCACCATTTCTAACAACTACTTCTCACACCACGACGAGGTCATGTTGTTAGGACACGACGATAGGTACTTGCCGGACTCTGGAATGCAGGCACGACGAATGGTTAATCTTATAGTTTTGTGTATTTTGAGTGAATTAAGTTGGTATTCTGATCCGCCTCGACATGGTAATAGGTAACGATCGCGTTTAATCATTTCGGAGAGGGGCTGGTGCAAAGGATGCCAAGGTGTAGGCGAGGGTACATACACGTTGTGAACAATGATTTTACACAATGGGAAATGTATGCAATTGGTGGGAGTGCTAATCCTACCATCAATAGTCAAGGCAATAGGTACACTGCCCCGGTCGACCCTAATGCTAAGGAGGTAAATTTTGCTTGAACAAGTTTCTTGTGACACGGTCACATGAATATTTATCTATGAGACTGGTCAACCATATCGATCtttacaataaaagtaatactcttaccttaaaaagtaatatttttttcatggatgacccaaataatagatatgtcccacaaaatatgacccgtgagaccgtctcacacaattttttgtcatttttgCTTAGCATTAACAAATTAGACCGAATAATGGTCCTGTATAATCAATCATTGCAAGTTTCACCGTGTAGGTGACGAAACGCGTGGATACGGACGAGAATGTATGGAGTGAATGGAATTGGAGAACAGAAGGGGACGTATTGGTGAATGGGGCATATTTTGTGCCGTCCGGTGGCAGCCGGAGCGTCCAGTATGCCAAGGCATCTAGCGTCGAGCCTCGGTCTGCCTACTTCGTCAACCAACTCACTATGAGGGCCGGTGTTCTTGGCGGCCCCAGGTACATacatataaattattttaactcCAGTCTGTGCCCAAACACACACACGgggacaaaataatattttaaattgtagaAATATTCAAGATTCAAAGTGATGCAATTCAAAAAGAAAACGAACACCACTTTCACCACTAAAATAAGGCATTTTTTTGGTGGGTGTGGTCCCTTTACTTGTAAATTCGTTATATGGGCCCACCAAACGATGACCCTAACCTGTTGGGCCCATTGGACTTAAACTTCCTATTTGAAGAAGGTTGGAGGACAAAAACAAACAATTTCCAAAACTTTCAAATGTTAATCCAAACATGTTCCTTTCTAGCATAGGTCTACCCATTTGTCGCGTGCATCGACGTTTTGAAAGCGATAGAAAATGTTTTCTAGTGGTTCAACATGTGAGGTAGGGTTTACCCTTTAATTCGCATCATTCACATTTAGAACCAAGAAACTGACATTTTACATCATTATCATAATAACGCAGGGACAACGGCATTAGCATGTCATACGGCGGAGGGGCCACAACCGGTGTAGGAGGTAGCGATAATGGGTCCGCCGGAGATGGCGACTTGTGGGGAATGATATTCGGGAGCGGCACAACACCAACACATTCTTCTCCAACCACCACGACGTTTTTGTCACTTCTAATTATTTTGATTACTATGTGCAGTGCCACTCACCCTCATTACTCTATCTTCTTGTTATTATTATAGATATTTAAGAAAAAATCGACAAGATTTTAAAATAGACAAGGAAGGAAaaattttttttcaagattTGATCTATGGCATAGGCCCactaatattttattcaaattgaGTTGCAATCGTAACTCATAAACAAAGTCGTTTACATGCGTTTCGAAAGTTGTATGCAGATCATGTTACGATGTGTTTCATTTGTGTTCCCTAAAAATTTTCATTCGACAACTCATCAGACATTAAATTGAGCACCAATGCAAAATACTTCGGAAATGTCAACAAAAGTTGTCCAACAAGTTGAAGTCCAATCCATTGTCTAAACTCTAAAATTCTAAAGACGGTGTATTAAAGGCAACCAATAAATTCTAAGATTCATTTACCAGAACAATAATTAAAGCATAGAACACGGATATTACGATAAGGAGCACATTAGCACAGTAATCAGTTGAAAGACTGTGCAGAATAGCATTATGTAGAAACCAGGAAAAAAGTCCAAATGCACAAATGGATTATCTACCAGAACATTGTTATGATGATGGTCAAGTATTTCGAgttcataaaaaaattcaacatgCATGAAAATTATGAGCCTGTCAAATTTTCAAGATAACAAAATAAACAGTTCGTAAGGTAAACATAAGGTTGTAGCTTGCTAACGGTGGATGCAATACATCCACAATTTCCAGAGCTCGGCCATGTTTTACACCTGCAGCAAAATAGAATGCTTTGGAAGATTGGAGATATAGACTACAGATCTAGATATAGGTAAGAACATATTACAGAGACAGAAAAACATTGGTAGAGTTGAAACAGCAGACAAGTCCTTTATATATCCTCATACTCACAAGCTCGTATCTTCAGGCTATAGTATAGCAAGGGCATACTTAAAATTTCAAAGGATCAGGAGTTCGTAATTTTTCAAACTGGGTGTTTCTGTATTTATACCTTAAACTCCGTGTGCTCATCTAACTTATCCTATACAGTTGTCTTCAGAAGCCCCACAACATTGTGTCATCGAGGGTGAGAATGATACTGCATAAGTTCAACATATCATGCAATCTTGGAGGTGAGAGCTAGTTTTGGAAAATTCAATGTCATTAACAATTCAAACACTGTTGATTATTTCCCTCGAATAAACTCAAATCCGTTTTGAGTCTGCTTCTTAAGTTGCCTGCCTGCTAAGGTGAGAAAAATGTTTGAGAGCAGGAGGATTAGAGTTGTTTAGTAATCCATAATATAAAGAAACTGCCTCTCGAAGGATGTAAAAGTTGAAAGACACAAAGTGTACTAAGGTGCGCTAATTGCAGTTGGACTAAATGAACATCTCTTGACATGCCAGCATGTTATGTATGTTGCTTTCTCACACAGACGTATACCACCGTGCCAAATATGATTATGATCACAATGGATGTATTTGTTTATGATCACAACGGATGAACGGAACCACATTGGTCATGATATTCAAATGTGCATAGGATGACACATTATAGCCCAAGTCCTTGAAAAGTACAAAAGACGAGACATATGGGATCTGTATAGTTACCTCGAGGCGTTATAACCACCCTCCTTTGCTACTTCCATCGCCCCAAGAGCTAGCTGCAGCTTTGCCCCAAGAATCAGATGGCCCAATGTCCTTAGCAGATTCTTTTGTCTGCCCTCCATCACTAGCTTCTGGACGATTCCAGTTTCCGAATGAGCTAGCATTCTCTGGGGCAGTTTCCCTGGAGCCAGCTACCGCTTTACCCCATGAATCTGATGGTTCTTTGTCCTTGGTAGATTCTTTGGTTTTATTTTCATTACTAGGTTCTGTTTTGCTCCATCTTGAATACTCATTTTGTGAGGCAGTTTCCCAAGAAGTTGATACAGCTTTGCCCCATGAGTCAGATTGTCCTTCACCTTTTTTAGATTCCTTCGATTGCCAAGTATCCATTTCAGCGTTGCCAGATGGTTTATTCCACTCGGTTGATGGATTCTGATTTGTTCCCTGATTGTTTTCCTTATCTCCCCAGTTCCAACTGCCTTGGCTGCTGCTACTTTTCCATCCCTTGGAATCATTGTTTGAACCTTTATTCCAGCCGTAGGGCTTTTCCTCACGCAAATCACCTCCAGAGTTTTTCCAATCACCCCGACCACTGCCTCTAAAACCACCACGACCACGAAATCCTCCATCTCTGTCAGATCTCCCTCTACCTCCAATGCCTCCCCTGTCAGAACCCCATCTGCTTTCAAACCCACCACGATCCGTATCACTACCTCCAAAATCACCACGACCTGATCCACCTCTACCCCGGAAACCACCACGATCACCTCTTCCACCGCGACCTCTCCAATTTCCACCTCTTCCCCTGTCGCCTGTGTCATCTAGATTATTGCTCCTATCAGTACCATTTCCAGAGTTCCACTTGCTTTTGCCACTCCAAGAAGAGCCCAGGTTACCACCAGTATCATGTGTTTCGCCTTTCAGCCAATTACTTTGTCCCCATCCAGTAGATGAACCTCCATCAACATTATTTTCACTCTTCCATGAACTAACTTGCCCATCTTTTGCTTTGTCTTGAGAAACCGAACTCCAATCAGATGACTGACCATTGAAGGAAGTGTTTCCAGTGGCCCACGAAGACTTATTATTTCCATTTGGTTTCTTTTCTTTGTTCCAACTATCAACATTTCCAGACGATGCTTTTCCCCAATCAGACGTGACAGAATTGTTGGAAACATTTGGCAAGTTCCAGCCACTGGGCTTATCATCCTCATTACGTTTTGTGCTATCCCATTCATTTCCTCCACCAGCATCTTTATTACCATCTGATCCTTGTTTCCACCCTGATTCCTTGTCCTTGCCCTCGTTTGATTTACCCCAACAGTCATCCTTCTTGCCCCACGATTGTTTACTATCCTGCTTCCACGACGGTCCAACATCAACACCAACAGACTTGGGTTTACTCCAACCGTGAGCTTGCCCTTTTTCAGTAGCAATTCCACACACCATTTTAGTATCCCAGTTTTTAGTTTGACTGTCACTTATGTTAGCACTACCCAAATTAACCCATTCCCTAGAAGAACTGCCAACGTCCGCATTGTTTCCGGTAGAATCAGACTTGTCGTTCCATTTTTCTGACAAAATCCACTGAGATTGCTCCTGGCATTTCGTAGAAGGACCTTCCAATTCAGACTCTCTGCCTTTACCCCAAGTAGACCCACTCTTTCCCCAGCCTCCCACACCATCTTTTTTGGTATCACACTGGTTTTCAGTAGAAGCAGACCCATTGTTCCTTTTTTCTGACAAATTCCACTGAGATAGCTCCTGATTTTTCTTAGAAGGACCTTCAGGTTCAGACTCTCTGCCTTCACCCCGAGTAGACCCACTCTTCCCCCAACTTTCCACACCATTTTTTTTAGTATCACCCTGGCTTCCCCATTTACATTCATCCACGACAGCAGAGTCCGTCAATGCAAATTTATCTTCCTTCCAAGAACTTGCTTCTGGTTTATTAAGTTCTCGACTTGCATCACCCCATCCCCCACTCTGTCTATCTGATGAAACATCAGAAGCACCCCAAGCTACCTTACTTCCACAGTTATCACCAGCAGTGCTCCACTTCTCAGCAGCTTTGCCCCAAGATTCATTTTTCTCTGCATCGTGAGAGTTATCATGATGTGGTTCAACAGATTTGCCCCAGCTAGCCGGAGTACCAACGCCAACAGCAGTAGATGAACTAGCTTGCTTCCATCCACTACTGGTTCCCCAACCATCAACCGGCCTAGCATCAGGAACTGTTTTCTCACCAACAGAGACTGCACCCCATGATGAATTTTGATTTGAAGTCGCTTTGATCTGCCAACCAGAATCTTCTGCACGACATTTAGTGCAAGAGAAGTGAGTCAAAAGAAATTATTATAAGAAGCTCTTACAAGATGCATGTATGCATTTTCCACCAGGATTGTATCCAGATTACCCTCAGTTAAAACCAAATCTTCAAGAaggaaagtaaaaacagatactCAAAGAAAGTTCAACCAAATAAATGAAGACTGAAATTAACTATCCAGTGCAGCTTCTCAAGACTAAAAGTGCCAAGTAGCCACCAGTCTTGGCAATCTAAGCTGACGGATAAAGTTATTCCAGATTATCTTTTGTTGAATTTGGTATTATTTTTTAACGCAACTTTTGTCATCTATAGTTATTTAATAAAGTAAGAGGGTGGTCTGGTAACTATCTTTGGTACATCTATGTAAACTTCCAAACTTAACCCCAAGTcaataaagaaaaattttgatgAAATGTGCAATTTAGTAATTCTACTTATTCTCATTTTATTTTCACAAGTTTTACCCAGCTTTAAAACTGGAAAATGACTCCCACCTTCATGGTTATTTAACTGCTTTGgggtaatttttttctttttcaaaatcAATTGACAATTGAGCATATATGTCACGCACTGCATGTGCAAGACGCtagtttttataaaattagAATTGGATTATCCTTTTGAAAAAGGAAATGGCTATAAAAGATCCAGAGCCGCATGGGTGGCATGGGATTACCAAAAGAACACGCAAATAAACTGGTATATCTTCTACGTAAACTTTTTCTGCAAAAGGAAAAGACGGAGTGTTCTTGCATAAACTACCTCTAGTTAGCAATTTAAACTGATCTGATTTTTAGGATATGAAGATGCACCAAAAATACCTTTCATGGCATCACCAGCCACAGGAACAACGGCACCAGGTTGATTTGTAAGCTGCAAATACTTATTAGTTCATCATCATTACTCATGTATGATAACAAACAGATGCACTGTCATAACAATACACGAAACCCTAAAATCAAACTAACCGACAAGTCTGATGTTGGCAAAGACGACCAAGAAGACCTGCAAATGTAAGCACACCATATCGAATGTCAGCAAGGGAACCAACAATAACAAATAATGCAAACGTGGAGCCCGTTTTTCTCTCGATCATTTCCAACTTTAGCAGTGATTCCATATAGGCATTACATCTTCCATTTCATTAGTTAAATGGGGAAtttctcagaatatttaatcAAGGTTCTAAAATACGTTAGGCGCTAGTTGGACGCAAGACCAGCGCCTAGAGCCTAGACCGCTTAGGCGGGGGACTAGGCGTCATTAGGCAGATTCCACGGTATCAAGAGACTTATAATAGTTCTTAGAATAGATTTCAGCCCAAACTTTGTTAAAATCCAATTGACACATGATTCATTCCTCTTGTTTCTTCTGCTTGAGACGGTATGGATAATAGGAAATGCaagaaaaatcaaaacaaagaaaaaaattacCCGTAAGGGCTGGTTCGATTTTCTTATACATGCAGAAGTAAGCAGACAAAGGAGATGAGAGTGATGCCTTAGAACATGCACAAGTCAACAAATCGTTCAATCCCAAAAAACTAAAAGTAGAAACCTATAATTCTTTCTTATATCATGTCCTGGTTTAATTGgactttcaaaaattaaaagccCAAAAAAAAATTCCCAAAATAACTCTAAACGCTTAGGCCCACCTAGGACCACTTAATACCTTTTCAGTGCGGTCGGGCGGCCGCCTAGCTCGAGTTTTAGGGCACTCGATTTGATTTATGTCAACAAAAGCAACTATCCACAATTGATCAATCTGCAGTTTCGATGATTTAAGAAAGGACCACTCTTTGCTTCTAGACTCAATTCTAAAACTAAGACCATTTATCCaaaaaaacatttttgagaAAGAGAAAGGTGCACAttttcaacaccatgacgataAGAAGATTCCAGAAATTTGAAGTTCAAAAGAGTTCAACCTTTCAGTTGATCCACCAGCATTCCAATTGTTACCTTCTGTTGATAATGTTGCCCCATCCATCCAGTCTTCAAACAGCGTACATGTTTTTGTCCATGAAACAAGTATATGAAAAATGATTGTTATTGGACATGAATGCAGATTAAATAAAGTGATTGAAACCATAAAATGCCCATTACCACTTGCACCATCTAGTGTTTGAAGGAAATCAAAAGGTTTCACAGCCCCTGAGTCCTCCCTGTAGAGCACAAAAAAGTTCTTCAAAGACTATGGAAAACTAAACCAAAATTGAGGATCCCGTCaattattttcaattcagtAGCAAAATGTTGCCATACCCCtgggagatggctggatttctTCCGCGAACCTCAGATAAATGCTCACATTTCACTGCAACATTACAAGAGGTGTGCTTTAATAAACAGAAAGACAAAAGGATCAATATCATTTCATCGTACccgttaaaatttttttttgtgagtCCAGCTTCACGGTGACACCAAAACGACGAATAGCCAATACTCGACAAAGATAACCCTTCAAAGGGCCAACACGGATTCTTAATGATTGGCCAACAGAGAACATTCCATTGTCCTCGCGTTTAACTgcattgaaaaaataaattttacagCTTAAAAGAAGCAGTAGCTTCAAATGAATCCAACATGAGATTTTGAAATCTAAAACATACAGTTGGATTTATCATCCTTCTCTTGCCAAGATTTGCTAGGAGATAAAGGAGATTTTGGTGATGATGGTAAATCCATAAAGCTTGACGACCCAGGTTCACTACCCTGAAACCAAGTTAAATTTTGACTGCAAGTGAGAACAGTATTCTGTCAAAACAAGAAAAGCAGTTAAAATTCCTGGTTTTGACAATTCAATACAGACAAACCTTTGCATTTGATGAAATACCGGAAGAATTGACTTTCTCACATAGCTGCCCTTTAATGCAGATATAACCATCATTCTCCTGTTCACTTTCATCACACAAAAACAATATCCCTTTGTATATCTTTTTAACAATCCCTTGTTTATCCTGCAATGCCAATTTAACAAGCACTTATGCATATTAGCCTTTCAAAACTCAAAGCAAACACAAAACATTGAATTCTAGTTAGAATTTTAATGCCGTACCTTTAATGGACCTTCTAAAACCCTAACACAATCGTTAATTGATACGGTTTTTGAGTGGTGGTCTAACACAGAGAATAATTTTTTATCAAACGATGCACTTTTCAGATCACTTTCTTTAACAGTGACCACAGTTGGTCCTTCTGAGCCTTCTTTAATGACCTGAAATAAAAGAAAAGGCATAAAACCAGAGTATATCGACATATATGAACTGTTCAATCAGCTACAGTTTTATGAAGTGTAAAATGTTTAGACCTTGACACTATCACCCTTCTCTGAGCCAATGACAACACCAAAATCCCTCCGCCTGGCACACAGGTCAGGATCGTATCgtaaaaatgattttaaaaaaaaaaaatatatatatatatatatatatatatatatatatatataaagaagtCCCAAAACATGATAACAACAAGAGACCTACCCAAAAAAAACCAGATCATGCATAAAACTCGTTCCGACATCAGAGCTAGACGAACCCTTTGATTTCCCTCCCCCTTTGTCACCCTTTGATTTCCCTCCCCCTTTGTCCTGCTTTACATCTTCAACTTTCTGCTTctttttttcaccaaaaagtTGAGAAAGCCACTGTACATCAGTAGATTCATCCTTCTTTGAACTCTCAAATTTCAAGAGCTCGTCTTTAGTAGGAACTACACCCCAATAGTTTAATGAGTCAATGGGtatttttttgtatatataACCATCCTTCAGCATCATCCCATCAAGAAACTCAAACATCTCATTAGTATCACGGTCCCGGCGATATTGGATAAGAGGGCGGAACTCCCTGCATTAGTGGCATGTTAAAGACCAATAAACACAgtgaaataaaatattgaacACTAAATTACTCAAGTTCGCTAGAGTTGATCAGTCTTTGTGCCGGGACGGCAGTCCTCTTAGCAGCAATGCCTCCACCCTACACATGCATACCCAGCATATTATGAAAAAAATCTTTACTAGCATCATAAAAAATGTGATTCATAAGTGAACTTTGTGTGGTTGCAAGATCAAGTACTTAATCTTTTGGTCTACTATGACTTTTACTGAAGAAAATGAATACTAGGCAATAAGTGAATTCAACTACTAGTCCACCATCATCACCacccaaagaaagaaaaagtgaTCAATATATTATCAGCACACAAAATTGTAATGGAGTGCAGCCAGTTGAAATGAAGGTTCAATATCATATCTAACATAGCATAACCAAGTTAGTTAGATCATGTAACAAAGTAGGGGTATTCAAAATCAAATAATAGCTCCCAGTTCACTTATTTCAgccaaataaaagaaaatagtGGAGCACAAAATATAGCTTTAGTCCAACCATCAAAACCAACTCGTGAAGGAAAggttaaaaaggaaaaaaggcTACAATTCGGATAAGTTAAATCTTCACAAATGTCCTGGAAACGGTCAAAGAGGGTAATTAGTTTCAATGTAAGCTAATTCTAAAAATTAACAAATTTCAAGTtgaaaaacatgaaaaattCATTATCTTAAATGTGTTCAT
This Primulina eburnea isolate SZY01 chromosome 2, ASM2296580v1, whole genome shotgun sequence DNA region includes the following protein-coding sequences:
- the LOC140820714 gene encoding probable pectate lyase 18 isoform X1; this translates as MLPQISILLVCLFICISSSSTAASDFLNLTIPHQHPNPEAVVQQVQRKLNDSISRRQMLLTDQPQCLTGNPIDDCWLCDPDWEANRQHLADCVIGFGQAARGGKGGRYYLVSDSSDHDTVNPVPGTLRHAVIQDEPLWIIFQSSMLIKLKHELIVNSYKTIDGRGADIRITGNGCITLQNISNVIIHNIHVYNCQPSGNTNIRSSPTHVGHRGRSDGDGISIFSSRNIWIDHCALSHCTDGLIDAIMASTAITISNNYFSHHDEVMLLGHDDRYLPDSGMQARRMVTIAFNHFGEGLVQRMPRCRRGYIHVVNNDFTQWEMYAIGGSANPTINSQGNRYTAPVDPNAKEVTKRVDTDENVWSEWNWRTEGDVLVNGAYFVPSGGSRSVQYAKASSVEPRSAYFVNQLTMRAGVLGGPRDNGISMSYGGGATTGVGGSDNGSAGDGDLWGMIFGSGTTPTHSSPTTTTFLSLLIILITMCSATHPHYSIFLLLL
- the LOC140820714 gene encoding probable pectate lyase 18 isoform X2, which gives rise to MLPQISILLVCLFICISSSSTAASDFLNLTIPHQHPNPEAVVQQVQRKLNDSISRRQMLLTDQPQCLTGNPIDDCWLCDPDWEANRQHLADCVIGFGQAARGGKGGRYYLVSDSSDHDTVNPVPGTLRHAVIQDEPLWIIFQSSMLIKLKHELIVNSYKTIDGRGADIRITGNGCITLQNISNVIIHNIHVYNCQPSGNTNIRSSPTHVGHRGRSDGDGISIFSSRNIWIDHCALSHCTDGLIDAIMASTAITISNNYFSHHDEVMLLGHDDRYLPDSGMQVTIAFNHFGEGLVQRMPRCRRGYIHVVNNDFTQWEMYAIGGSANPTINSQGNRYTAPVDPNAKEVTKRVDTDENVWSEWNWRTEGDVLVNGAYFVPSGGSRSVQYAKASSVEPRSAYFVNQLTMRAGVLGGPRDNGISMSYGGGATTGVGGSDNGSAGDGDLWGMIFGSGTTPTHSSPTTTTFLSLLIILITMCSATHPHYSIFLLLL